GGGCGGAAAGATTTGCCAAACGGGTGACGGAGATTTCCCAGGGCCGTATCAAAATAGAGGTTTTTGCGGCCGGTGAGCTGGTCCCGGCGCTGGGTGTATTCGACGCCGTTTCCGCCGGCACCGTCGAGGTGGGCAGCGGGGCCTCCTACTACTGGGCCGGCAAAACGCCTGCCGCCCAGTGGTTCTCGTCGGTGCCCTTCGGCCTCAACCCCCAGGGGAACAACACCTGGTTCTACAGCGCCGGCGGGCTCCAGTTGTGGGAGGAGACCTATGCGCCGTTCAACGTCATCCCCCGCCCCCAGGGCAATACCGGCGTTCAGATGGGCGGCTGGTTCCGCAGAAAGATGAACACCATCGAGGACTTCAAGGGTCTCAAGATGCGCATCCCCGGGCTGGGCGGCAAGGTCGTGGCCAAGGCCGGCACCACCGTCGTGCTGCTGCCGGGAGGCGAGATTTTCACCTCGCTGGAGCGCGGCGTCATCGACGCCACCGAGTGGGTCGGCCCCCTGCTGGACCTGCGCGCCGGGTTCTACAAGGCCGCCCCGTACTACTATTACCCCGGCTGGCACGAGCCCGGCACGACCCTCGAGGTGATTTTCAACAAGCAGGCCTACGAGTCCCTGCCCAAAGACCTCCAGGCATTGCTGGACGCGGTGGCCATGGAAACCAACCTCTGGAGCCTCTGCGAAGCCGA
Above is a window of Desulfobacteraceae bacterium DNA encoding:
- a CDS encoding TRAP transporter substrate-binding protein, producing MKRREFLKKSGAAAAAVAASSVAAPIVMAAEKTYNWKMVTTWPPNLPVLQTGAERFAKRVTEISQGRIKIEVFAAGELVPALGVFDAVSAGTVEVGSGASYYWAGKTPAAQWFSSVPFGLNPQGNNTWFYSAGGLQLWEETYAPFNVIPRPQGNTGVQMGGWFRRKMNTIEDFKGLKMRIPGLGGKVVAKAGTTVVLLPGGEIFTSLERGVIDATEWVGPLLDLRAGFYKAAPYYYYPGWHEPGTTLEVIFNKQAYESLPKDLQALLDAVAMETNLWSLCEAEAGNGAALETLIRDHKVNLLSFPEPLMNDLRKIAKEVLEEEADKDAQSRKVHEAFKKFQAQIGVWGSVSEYAYYNVIADKFSTSA